ACCCGCAACGCGGGGCGGGCCTCGAAGACCCAGAGCTCCGCCTCGACCCAGGGGCTGGACGCCGGCGGAGCCAGCAGGCGCGACGCCACCACGGCCTGCCGCGCGCGCAGCGTCAGCGTGAAGGTGCCCGGCCTGAGCTGGACGCGCAGCCGGCCGTCGGGCTCGACACGTGTCGGGAGCGCGGCGTCGAGGGCCAGGGGCACGAAGCCGGCGGGCAGCACGGGTCCGAGTGCCAGCTCGCGCGCCTTGCCGGCGACGCGCAGCTCGAGCTGCGTCTCGAGCTCCAGTGGAAGCTCGTCGATGAGGCGACGGGTGACGGTCAGGTCGAGGCGATTCTCAGCGGCGGCGGCCTCGGCCCGGCGCTGGACCGCGAGCGTGCCGTCTGCCGCGCGCTCAGGGAAGTCCACCGCGCGCCCCTCGATGCGCAGCGACACCAGCCCGAGGCCTGCCGGAATCATCACGCTCTCGGGCAGCCGCGGCCAGCGCAGGCGCCCCCTCAGGCGATAGGGGCCGGCCCCCAGCCAGACCACCGGCCGGTCGTCCCGGGCCACCACCACCGCGGCGTGCCCGTCGACTTGCACCGCGACGGGCCAGTGCAGCGGCCCGCCCCCCGGGAGCAGCACGGCGCCCGCGCTCTGCTGAACGCCCTCCTGCGCGAAGGTGCCACCCCGGGCGTCGAGATCGAGCTCGAGTCGCGCGGGCCAATCGCAGCGACGCTCGTCACTGCCGTGCAAGAAGGAACAGCGCTCGGCCTCGTGGCCATGCAACACCCACGAGACCCAGGGGCGCAGCGGCACGGGGAGGTCGAGGAGCTGGGGCGCGGCGCCAGCGCTTGGCGACAGCGCGGCGCTCAGCAGCAGCAATGCGAAGAGCGTGCAAAGGGCGCGGCGGTACTGCGTCAAGGGAAGCTCCTTGGTGGCGCGGCGAACGCGCTTTCGTCAGGCAAGCGCCGCTGGCCTGCGCCGGTGGCGTCCGGCGCCGCCGTGGTGCTCAGCGCTTGAGCGTGACCCCGACGCAGCCGTAGACCCCGGGATCGGAGGCCGGCATCAGCGCAACGAAGGCATCGCTGAAGGCGCGCCGATTGCCCTGCCAGGGCGCGAACTCGAGCGACCCGAAAACGTTGAGCCAGGGATTGATCGGCACCTCGAGCACCCCGGCGAGGAGCCAGCGCAAGCCCGTGAAGCGTCCGCGCACCGCCGTCGCCGAGAGGCCTGCGGGTGGTACGCTGCAAGCACCGACCTCATTGCGCGAGGCGCTGGCCGGACAGAGGCGGTCCGTGTAGAGGCCGATCGTCGTGCGGGCTGTGAGCGCGACGCGATCGGCGAGCCAGACGCTGCCGATAGCCGCCAGATCGACGAAGAAGCTATTGCGTGACTTCGGCCCACCGCCGCCGCCGAGGGCGACGCTGGTCGCCAAAGCCCAGGGCCGGCGATCGATCAGCCGCACGCGCGCCCGCCCACCGACCTCGGTGATCGCGCCAAAGCTCCGGAACTCGACGGCACCGTCGACGCCGATCGGGCGGCCAAGGGGGCGTTGGTCGAGGAGACCGACGGTGAGCCGCGCCGTGATCAGCTGCGGAAAGCCGAGCGCGACGTCACCCGCGACGGCAGCGGGGTTGACGAGGGTCGCGGCCTGGCTCGTCATCATCCGCAGACCCCCGCCGCCCTGCGGGCTCAGCCGCGCGCGACCCGCGGTGCCTGCCGTGCTAGGCGTGGCTGGCCCCGGCATCCCCTGCGCAGCCGCCGGCCGCGGCGACGCGCTTAACTCCGGCTGCAAGGGCGCATCGACCCGCACCGCCGCACCGGGCAGGACCTCGGCGGTCGTAAGCAGCTCTTCGTAGCCGGCGGCGCGCACGGCCACCACATGCGGTCCCGCCAAGAGCTCGGCGTTCTCGATCGGCGCCCTGCCGAGCAGCTCGCCGTCAACAAAGACCTCGGCCCCCACCACCGTGCTGAGGACCGTCAGCGTCCCACGCGGCGGCGTTCGCGGCGCGGGCTGAGGCGCGGGCTGAGGCGCGGGCTGAGGCGCGGGCTGAGGCGCGGGCTGAGGTGCGGGCTGAGGCGGGGCCTGAGGCGGGGCCGCCGCCAGCGGCTCCAGCCGCGCGACCAGCGCCAGGTTCTGCCCCGCCACCGCATCGACCCATTGGCGCCAGGTCACGTAGCCCGTGGCGGTGACCTCGATTAGATAGCGCCCGGGCTGCAGCGCCAGCTCGAGCGGCGCCTCCCCGAGCGGCTTGCCGTTGACCAGGACGCGGGCATCCGGCGCGCCGGCGGCGCTCGGGGCCAGCGTCAGCCGGACGGAGGCCGCGGTGACAGCCGGTGCCGCCGTCGCCGAGGGCGCTGCCGCGAACGCGCTGTCGGCAAGAGAACAGATCAGCGCCAGGGCCAGCCAGCCGCCCCCGGCCCTGCTGGCGCCGGCACGCCCCGCGCGCGGAGACCAGCGCCGATCCCCTCGTAACCTCTTGTCCACCGTCATCGCGCTCCTCGCGCTCTGCGCGCCCCCCGGCGCTGGATTACTGGCGCCCGCTGGTCGGTCGCACCAAGGCCGCATCGTACTCGGCTGGGGCCTGATAGCCCATCAGCCACAACGCCGTCGCAGCGACGTTGCTCAGGCCGCCCGGGTTGGCGTCGCGCACGAGCTGATACTCGCCCGCCGCCGCCGGATCGAAGATCGTGAAGGGCACGGCATTGAGGCTATGCGCCGTGCGTATCCGCGGCTGCTGCGCCTCGTCGCGCTCGATCGCCCCGCTCTTCTTCAGCTCGTACATCTGATCGGCGTTGCCGTGATCGGCGGTGACCAGCGCGATACCCCCGACCCGCGTGACCGCCCGCAGCAGGCGACCGAGACAGAGGTCAACCGCCTCCACCGCCTGTAACGTCGAGTTGAGACTGCCGGTGTGACCGACCATGTCGCCATTGGCGTAGTTGATGCGCAACAGCCCAGTCGCACCGCCCTCCAGCGCCGCGATCGTCGCATCCGTGATCTCGGCCGCTCTCATCCACGGCCGCTCTTCAAAGGGCACGCGATCCGAGGGCACCTCCACATAGGTCTCGAGCGCCTCGTCGAACTTGCCGCTGCGGTTGCCGTTCCAGAAGTAGGTCACGTGGCCGTACTTCTGCGTCTCGCTGCAGGCGAACTGCCGGATGCCGTTGCGCGCGAGATACTCGCCCAGCGTGCGATCGATCGTCGGCGGTTCGACCAGATAACGCTTCGGCAAGCCGAGATCACCGTCGTACTGCATCATCCCAGCGTAGAGCACGCGCGGCACGCGGACGCGATCGAAGGGCGTGAACGAAGCGTCCTCGAAGGCTCGCGTGATCTGGATCGCGCGGTCGCCGCGGAAGTTGAAGAGCACGACCGCGTGGTCATCCTCTATGGTGCCTACAGGCTGTCCATCGCGCTCGATCACGAACTCGCCGAGGAACTGATCGTTGGCCCCGGGATCTTCGCCACGGAAGGTCTCGACCGCCTGGCGCGCGCTGGCGAAGCGCCGCCCCTGGCCGAGCACATGGGCTTTCCAACCGTGCTCCACCACCGGCCAGTTGGCCTCGTAGCGGTCCATCGTCACGTGCATCCGGCCGCCACCCGAGGCGATGCAGTAGTCGCGCCCGGGCGTGGCGTTGATCGCCGCGAGCAGCCGCTCCAGCGCGTCGAGGTAAATCAGCGCGGTCTGCCCGCCGACATCCCGTCCGTCGAGCAGCGGGTGGACCCGCAGCTTGGCCACGCCTTCCTCATGCGCGCGCCGGATCAGCGCATGGAGCTGATCGACGTGGCTGTGGACGTTGCCGTCGCTGAGCAGCCCGATGAGGTGCAGCGGCGTCCCGCGCTCACGGCACTGCGCGGTCAGCGCGCGCCAGACCGCGCCGGCGAAGAGGCTGCCGTCGCGCAGCGCCTGGCCCACCCGCTTGGCGCCCTGATCGAAGACCCGCCCCGCGCCCAGCGCATTGTGGCCGACCTCGGAGTTGCCCATATCGTCCTCGGTCGGCAGCCCGACCGCCACGCCATGCGCCCGCAGCGGAATCGTCGGGTGGTCGCGCCAGAGCCCTTCGAGCACGGGCTTGCGCGCGCGCGCCACCGCATCACCCTCGTCGCCCTTGCCGATCCCGACCCCATCCATCACGACCACGACCAGCGGCCCGCGCCGCGCTCCGAAGCCGTTGCGCGCGAGCTGCCAGGAATCGCTGCCCTTCATCGTCATTGCGCCCTCCCCGTCCTTGCGCCCTTCATCGTCCTTGCGCCCTTCTCGCGCGTTGCCCAGTGCCCGCCCCGGCGCGCTCAGATCCCGCCGCCGCTGGCGAAGACATCCTGTCGCGGCGGCGCCGAGGTGATGCGGCTGCCGGCCGGCACGCTGACGGTCAGCCAAACATTGCCGCCGATCACCGACCCGCTACCGATCGTCACGCGACCGAGCACGGTCGCGCCCGAGTAGATGACCACGCCGTCCTCGATGATCGGATGGCGGGGAATGCCCTTGACCGGGCTGCCCGTCGCGTCGAGCGGAAAGGACCGCGCACCAAGCGTGACCCCCTGATAAATCCGCACGCCGTTGCCGATCACGCTCGTTTCGCCGATCACGACCCCGGTGCCGTGATCGATGAAGAAGCCGGCGCCGATCGTCGCCCCGGGATGGATGTCGATGCCGGTCACGCTATGCGCGTGCTCGGTGATCATCCGTGGCAGCAGCGGGACCCCCAGCCGATGAAGCTCGTGGGCCACGCGATAGTGCGTCACCGCCAGCACGCCCGGATAACAGAAGATCGTCTCGTCGGGTGAACGCGCCGCCGGATCACCCTCGAAGGCCGCCCGCACATCGGTAGCCAACAGCTCCTGGATGCACGGCAAGGCGCCAACGAAGGCGGTGGTGATCGACCGCGCCCGCGCCTCGTGTTCGCTGGTCTGCGCCGCCGCGTCGCTCTCGGCGAAGGCCAGGCTGCGCTGAATCTGGACCGCCAGCGTGCGCTGGATGTCGTCGAGCGTGTGGCCGACGTGGTAGCGCACCGTCTCGGCCCGCAGCTCGGAGGAACCGAAGTAGCCCGGGAAGAGCACGATGCGCAGCAGCTCGCTAATGCGCACGACGACATCGCGCGAGGGCAGCGGATCGAGCTGCCGATCCTCGAGCCAGCGATGCGTCATCGGGCTCGCGTTGCCGCAGAGCTCCTCGACCACCGCGGCCAGGTCGAGCGCCACCCCGCCGTTGGTCGCTGGCTGCGGGACGCGCGTCATCGCGGATCCTCGAAGAGCCAGGTGCTGAGATAGCGCTCGGCGCTGCTCGGCACGATCACCACGAAGGTCTGGCCCAGGTACTCGGGGCGCGCCGCGACCTGCAGCGCCGCCCAGACGGCGGCACCCGAGGAGATACCAGCGAGCACGCCCTCTTCGCGGGCCAGGCGGCGCGCAATCTCACCCGCCTCGTCGTGTCCGACCGCGACCACCTCGTCGACGAGCGCCGGATCGTAGACCTCGGGAATGAACCCGGCGCCGATGCCCTGGAGCCGGTGCGGACCGGGCTTCCCACCGCTGAGCACAGGAGAGTCCGCCGGCTCGACGGCGATCGCGCGGAACGAGGGCTTGCGCGCCTTGAGCGCCCGGCTGATGCCAACGATGGTCCCGCCCGTACCCACCCCGGAGACGAGCACGTCGACGCTGCCGTCAGTGTCGGCCCAGATCTCCTCGGCCGTCGTCTGCTGATGAACCTCGGGGTTCGCCGGGTTGCAGAACTGCTGCGGCATCAGGTAGCGCGCGTCCTGGCTGACGAGTTCTTCGGCCCGCCGCACCGCGCCCAGCATCCCCTCGGCGCCCGGGGTCAGCACCAGCTCGGCACCGAGGGCACGCAGCAGCTTGCGGCGCTCGACGCTCATCGTCTCCGGCATCACCAGCGTGCAGCGGTAACCGCGAGCGGCGCAAACGAAGGCCAGCGCGACCCCCGTGTTGCCGCTCGTCGGCTCGATGATGATCGTCTCGGCGTGGATCGCGCCCTGCGCCTCGGCGCGCTCGATCATGCTCAGGCCGATGCGATCCTTGACGCTGGCGCAGGGATTGAGCGTCTCGAGCTTGAGCAGGATCTGCGCCGGCACGTTGGCCGCCAGGCGATTGAGCCGGACCAG
Above is a window of Pseudomonadota bacterium DNA encoding:
- a CDS encoding serine acetyltransferase; its protein translation is MTRVPQPATNGGVALDLAAVVEELCGNASPMTHRWLEDRQLDPLPSRDVVVRISELLRIVLFPGYFGSSELRAETVRYHVGHTLDDIQRTLAVQIQRSLAFAESDAAAQTSEHEARARSITTAFVGALPCIQELLATDVRAAFEGDPAARSPDETIFCYPGVLAVTHYRVAHELHRLGVPLLPRMITEHAHSVTGIDIHPGATIGAGFFIDHGTGVVIGETSVIGNGVRIYQGVTLGARSFPLDATGSPVKGIPRHPIIEDGVVIYSGATVLGRVTIGSGSVIGGNVWLTVSVPAGSRITSAPPRQDVFASGGGI
- a CDS encoding PEGA domain-containing protein gives rise to the protein MDKRLRGDRRWSPRAGRAGASRAGGGWLALALICSLADSAFAAAPSATAAPAVTAASVRLTLAPSAAGAPDARVLVNGKPLGEAPLELALQPGRYLIEVTATGYVTWRQWVDAVAGQNLALVARLEPLAAAPPQAPPQPAPQPAPQPAPQPAPQPAPQPAPRTPPRGTLTVLSTVVGAEVFVDGELLGRAPIENAELLAGPHVVAVRAAGYEELLTTAEVLPGAAVRVDAPLQPELSASPRPAAAQGMPGPATPSTAGTAGRARLSPQGGGGLRMMTSQAATLVNPAAVAGDVALGFPQLITARLTVGLLDQRPLGRPIGVDGAVEFRSFGAITEVGGRARVRLIDRRPWALATSVALGGGGGPKSRNSFFVDLAAIGSVWLADRVALTARTTIGLYTDRLCPASASRNEVGACSVPPAGLSATAVRGRFTGLRWLLAGVLEVPINPWLNVFGSLEFAPWQGNRRAFSDAFVALMPASDPGVYGCVGVTLKR
- a CDS encoding 2,3-bisphosphoglycerate-independent phosphoglycerate mutase; translated protein: MKGSDSWQLARNGFGARRGPLVVVVMDGVGIGKGDEGDAVARARKPVLEGLWRDHPTIPLRAHGVAVGLPTEDDMGNSEVGHNALGAGRVFDQGAKRVGQALRDGSLFAGAVWRALTAQCRERGTPLHLIGLLSDGNVHSHVDQLHALIRRAHEEGVAKLRVHPLLDGRDVGGQTALIYLDALERLLAAINATPGRDYCIASGGGRMHVTMDRYEANWPVVEHGWKAHVLGQGRRFASARQAVETFRGEDPGANDQFLGEFVIERDGQPVGTIEDDHAVVLFNFRGDRAIQITRAFEDASFTPFDRVRVPRVLYAGMMQYDGDLGLPKRYLVEPPTIDRTLGEYLARNGIRQFACSETQKYGHVTYFWNGNRSGKFDEALETYVEVPSDRVPFEERPWMRAAEITDATIAALEGGATGLLRINYANGDMVGHTGSLNSTLQAVEAVDLCLGRLLRAVTRVGGIALVTADHGNADQMYELKKSGAIERDEAQQPRIRTAHSLNAVPFTIFDPAAAGEYQLVRDANPGGLSNVAATALWLMGYQAPAEYDAALVRPTSGRQ
- the cysK gene encoding cysteine synthase A produces the protein MRVARDITELVGRTPLVRLNRLAANVPAQILLKLETLNPCASVKDRIGLSMIERAEAQGAIHAETIIIEPTSGNTGVALAFVCAARGYRCTLVMPETMSVERRKLLRALGAELVLTPGAEGMLGAVRRAEELVSQDARYLMPQQFCNPANPEVHQQTTAEEIWADTDGSVDVLVSGVGTGGTIVGISRALKARKPSFRAIAVEPADSPVLSGGKPGPHRLQGIGAGFIPEVYDPALVDEVVAVGHDEAGEIARRLAREEGVLAGISSGAAVWAALQVAARPEYLGQTFVVIVPSSAERYLSTWLFEDPR